A single Osmerus mordax isolate fOsmMor3 chromosome 9, fOsmMor3.pri, whole genome shotgun sequence DNA region contains:
- the LOC136949139 gene encoding G-protein coupled receptor 151, whose protein sequence is MNFDLPKNMSFLDFAGGAQLLPEENTKTVLPAILVGISVTGGLGNLLVLLILTHDFTTGRGSEFKALLVTLNSTDLLILVLCAPVRAMTYYRQTWTLGTFVCRTADWFQHSCLVAKSLVLAASSNARHTFVTSTSKSDLFNTTKVYGALVLILMASMSFPIPQVMFVSLKPYGDIDLCVYDMPICASDFMNVFNKIYPTATFVIPIFFSLAFYTRALRNTKSTMNHAASPQLQTKAIPVMLCVSGANAFMLLPEWGTWTWIKLGNVKPPVGLVIFAQVFLYACSALSPIIFLSIYDDVRQGLAALWRFLTCRTSKHIALGRGPKADGNGSETGPMVINSALELERASSSARPEVVDGTAKTFPDVALFWTERRNTAVEEDQDDPVPWEREEKYNQ, encoded by the coding sequence ATGAATTTTGATTTACCGAAAAACATGTCATTTCTTGATTTTGCTGGCGGGGCTCAACTGCTCCCAGAGGAGAACACCAAGACGGTTCTACCTGCCATCCTGGTAGGGATTAGTGTGACAGGAGGATTGGGGAATCTGCTCGTGCTACTGATTCTCACTCACGATTTTACAACTGGAAGGGGGTCCGAATTCAAAGCGCTCCTCGTCACCCTAAACTCCACCGACTTGTTGATCCTGGTGCTGTGCGCTCCTGTGCGCGCGATGACATACTACCGACAGACTTGGACTTTGGGGACTTTCGTCTGCAGGACAGCGGATTGGTTTCAGCACTCTTGCCTGGTGGCCAAATCGCTGGTCCTTGCAGCCTCGAGCAACGCTAGACATACCTTTGTTACAAGCACGTCTAAAAGCGACTTGTTTAATACGACTAAAGTGTACGGAGCTCTGGTGCTCATACTGATGGCGTCCATGAGCTTTCCAATACCCCAAGTGATGTTTGTTTCTTTAAAACCATATGGAGACATCGACCTTTGCGTCTATGACATGCCGATCTGCGCCTCCGACTTCATGAACGTCTTCAACAAGATCTACCCAACTGCTACTTTTGTTATCCCGATCTTTTTCAGTCTTGCATTCTACACCAGAGCCTTACGCAACACCAAGTCCACAATGAACCACGCAGCCAGTCCGCAACTCCAGACCAAGGCTATCCCTGTGATGCTCTGCGTCAGTGGCGCCAACGCTTTCATGCTCCTGCCGGAATGGGGAACATGGACATGGATCAAGCTTGGAAACGTTAAACCGCCTGTTGGTCTGGTCATTTTTGCACAGGTATTCCTGTATGCATGTAGCGCTCTATCCCCAATCATCTTCCTGAGCATATACGACGATGTGCGTCAGGGGCTGGCCGCCCTGTGGCGTTTTCTAACTTGCAGAACCTCCAAACACATCGCCCTAGGCCGAGGTCCTAAAGCGGATGGAAACGGATCAGAGACAGGACCGATGGTTATTAACTCTGCGCTGGAGCTGGAAAGAGCGTCCTCGTCCGCGAGGCCAGAAGTTGTTGACGGCACGGCAAAGACCTTTCCGGATGTGGCACTTTTTTGGACCGAGCGCAGGAACACTGCAGTGGAGGAGGATCAGGATGACCCGGTTCCCTGGGAACGAGAGGAGAAATACAATCAGTGA
- the mavs gene encoding mitochondrial antiviral-signaling protein isoform X1: MSSLKMSFAGDKLYNDYIRKNMGTFNSTVKVTEIMPHLPCLTQSDRDEIGAKREQAGNYNAMQLLVDCLKRRENWSEELISALRACEHYALAQVVQDKYNSFLVNPKSPSPATTVVKAHVHPAPTPNPSLPIPESSDDSASASPAQPAPLAEPAPQPSPPLRVAVDPPPAPQPSPPLMAAVDPPPAPQPSPPLMAAVDPPPAPQPSPPLMAAVDPPPAPQPSPPLIAAVDPPPAPLPSPPLRVDPAPLPSPPLRVDPVPLPSTPLRAVDPHLEVAPASPESPQQQAQSSVAPSDPKPPPPATPVTIEIPPQRAPSPPVAVLQEVPTDDTLTSRDDSALASQVAGFDLGLTSEAVRPTDTPASSQADQIPTAPVEASQSQRTPPGQTDSSSTTEPSPSLAISSLDQMKLPVQDTAPLSPVVLFPAQQPVEDSDPTIQVTSDYEQAEAPQPLSQPVSEPTVAPCWSPVDGADGPVSTLSDEYFSKPAPLLSTPRYPDSPATNNSIPEASNSLNIGCLEISGLVPGLDPESAARAPTVCSTVTSDPEVAANPGPCQQNGVLEEDTSVFHNEPEENHFESNCQSSLGDQEVLTNLVHVYEEPSVLNHEGQTQSMMGNAVSSFEDPPVKNNDSQSQIILGDGVPESDDLHESVQSNAACIADDSKSQILNGQATKELISDPPVSDVTISVIAASSSEDSQNSELEEDLLKQETQWQEPQEGGTIPLKNPTNPKNQKNYYLLTAAAVGVSALFVAWRLRN; the protein is encoded by the exons ATGAGCAGCTTGAAGATGTCCTTTGCCGGTGATAAACTGTATAATGACTACATCCGGAAGAACATGGGAACGTTCAACTCCACGGTGAAAGTGACGGAGATCATGCCCCATCTGCCCTGCCTCACTCAGTCAGACAGG GATGAGATAGGGGCCAAGAGGGAACAGGCAGGGAACTACAATGCTATGCAGCTGTTGGTGGACTGcctgaagaggagggagaactgGTCTGAGGAGTTAATCTCAGCGCTCAGGGCATGTGAGCACTATGCCCTGGCCCAGGTGGTCCAAGATAAATACAACTCTTTCTTAGTCA ATCCCaaatctccctctcctgcaaCAACGGTAGTCAAGGCCCATGTCCACCCAGCACCAACCCCTAATCCGTCCCTGCCCATTCCAGAGAGCTCTGATGACTCTGCATCAGCGTCTCCAGCACAGCCAGCACCTCTTGCCGAGccagcccctcagccctcccCACCACTCAGGGTTGCTGTAGACCCACCAccagcccctcagccctcccctccactcatgGCTGCTGTAGACCCACCACCAGCCCCTCAGCCATCCCCTCCACTCATGGCTGCTGTAGACCCACCAccagcccctcagccctcccctccactcatgGCTGCTGTAGACCCACCAccagcccctcagccctcccctccactcattGCTGCTGTAGACCCAccaccagcccccctgccctcccctcctctcagggtggacccagcccccctgccctcccctcctctcagggTGGACCCAGTCCCActgccctccactcctctcaggGCTGTGGATCCTCACCTGGAAGTTGCACCAGCAAGCCCAGAGAGTCCTCAGCAGCAGGCGCAGAGCAGTGTAGCCCCTAGCG ATCCCaaacctcctccacctgcaacCCCCGTAACCATTGAGATTCCACCCCAAagagccccctctcctccagtcgcAGTCCTGCAGGAAGTCCCCACTGATGACACACTAACCTCACGCGATGACAGTGCACTGGCCAGCCAGGTGGCAGGATTTGACCTTGGGTTGACCTCTGAAGCTGTTCGCCCCACTGATACACCCGCGTCCTCCCAGGCTGACCAAATCCCAACAGCCCCTGTGGAAGCCAGCCAATCACAAAGGACTCCTCCAGGCCAGACAGACTCATCGTCCACCACCGAACCTTCTCCATCCCTGGCCATCTCATCCCTGGATCAGATGAAACTCCCGGTCCAGGACACCGCGCCCCTGAGCCCGGTTGTGCTCTTCCCGGCCCAGCAGCCAGTGGAGGACTCTGatcccaccatacag GTCACGAGTGATTATGAACAGGCAGAGGCTCCCCAACCCCTGTCCCAGCCTGTCTCTGAACCCACAgtcgccccctgctggtcaCCAGTGGATGGTGCAGATGGGCCAGTCTCCACCCTCAGTGATGAGTACTTCAGCAAGCCTGCGCCTCTCCTGAGCACCCCCCGTTACCCTGACAGCCCCGCTACAAATAACTCCATCCCAGAGGCGTCCAACTCCTTGAACATCGGATGTCTGGAAATAAGTGGCTTAGTTCCAGGCCTTGACCCTGAGTCTGCTGCCAGAGCTCCTACAGTCTGCTCTACTGTGACATCTGACCCTGAGGTGGCTGCAAACCCAGGACCATGTCAGCAGAATGGAGTTCTCGAGGAGGACACATCCGTGTTCCATAATGAACCTGAGGAGAACCACTTTGAGTCCAACTGCCAAAGCTCTTTAGGGGATCAGGAAGTTCTAACCAACCTGGTCCATGTTTATGAGGAACCATCTGTCCTGAACCATGAAGGCCAAACCCAGAGCATGATGGGTAATGCTGTAAGTTCATTTGAAGATCCACCTGTTAAGAATAATGACAGCCAATCCCAGATTATACTCGGAGATGGCGTCCCTGAGTCTGATGACCTACATGAGAGCGTCCAGAGCAACGCTGCCTGCATCGCTGACGACTCAAAAAGTCAAATCCTCAACGGCCAAGCAACAAAGGAGCTTATTTCTGATCCTCCCGTCAGCGATGTCACTATATCTGTCATTGCGGCCTCCTCCAGTGAAGACAGCCAGAActctgagctggaggaggacttGCTGAAGCAGGAGACCCAGTGGCAAGAACCACAGGAGGGGGGAACCATTCCACTAAAGAACCCAACTAACCCAAAGAACCAGAAGAACTATTATCTCCTGACGGCGGCAGCTGTGGGGGTCTCGGCTCTCTTCGTAGCATGGAGGCTGAGGAATTAA
- the mavs gene encoding mitochondrial antiviral-signaling protein isoform X2, giving the protein MSFAGDKLYNDYIRKNMGTFNSTVKVTEIMPHLPCLTQSDRDEIGAKREQAGNYNAMQLLVDCLKRRENWSEELISALRACEHYALAQVVQDKYNSFLVNPKSPSPATTVVKAHVHPAPTPNPSLPIPESSDDSASASPAQPAPLAEPAPQPSPPLRVAVDPPPAPQPSPPLMAAVDPPPAPQPSPPLMAAVDPPPAPQPSPPLMAAVDPPPAPQPSPPLIAAVDPPPAPLPSPPLRVDPAPLPSPPLRVDPVPLPSTPLRAVDPHLEVAPASPESPQQQAQSSVAPSDPKPPPPATPVTIEIPPQRAPSPPVAVLQEVPTDDTLTSRDDSALASQVAGFDLGLTSEAVRPTDTPASSQADQIPTAPVEASQSQRTPPGQTDSSSTTEPSPSLAISSLDQMKLPVQDTAPLSPVVLFPAQQPVEDSDPTIQVTSDYEQAEAPQPLSQPVSEPTVAPCWSPVDGADGPVSTLSDEYFSKPAPLLSTPRYPDSPATNNSIPEASNSLNIGCLEISGLVPGLDPESAARAPTVCSTVTSDPEVAANPGPCQQNGVLEEDTSVFHNEPEENHFESNCQSSLGDQEVLTNLVHVYEEPSVLNHEGQTQSMMGNAVSSFEDPPVKNNDSQSQIILGDGVPESDDLHESVQSNAACIADDSKSQILNGQATKELISDPPVSDVTISVIAASSSEDSQNSELEEDLLKQETQWQEPQEGGTIPLKNPTNPKNQKNYYLLTAAAVGVSALFVAWRLRN; this is encoded by the exons ATGTCCTTTGCCGGTGATAAACTGTATAATGACTACATCCGGAAGAACATGGGAACGTTCAACTCCACGGTGAAAGTGACGGAGATCATGCCCCATCTGCCCTGCCTCACTCAGTCAGACAGG GATGAGATAGGGGCCAAGAGGGAACAGGCAGGGAACTACAATGCTATGCAGCTGTTGGTGGACTGcctgaagaggagggagaactgGTCTGAGGAGTTAATCTCAGCGCTCAGGGCATGTGAGCACTATGCCCTGGCCCAGGTGGTCCAAGATAAATACAACTCTTTCTTAGTCA ATCCCaaatctccctctcctgcaaCAACGGTAGTCAAGGCCCATGTCCACCCAGCACCAACCCCTAATCCGTCCCTGCCCATTCCAGAGAGCTCTGATGACTCTGCATCAGCGTCTCCAGCACAGCCAGCACCTCTTGCCGAGccagcccctcagccctcccCACCACTCAGGGTTGCTGTAGACCCACCAccagcccctcagccctcccctccactcatgGCTGCTGTAGACCCACCACCAGCCCCTCAGCCATCCCCTCCACTCATGGCTGCTGTAGACCCACCAccagcccctcagccctcccctccactcatgGCTGCTGTAGACCCACCAccagcccctcagccctcccctccactcattGCTGCTGTAGACCCAccaccagcccccctgccctcccctcctctcagggtggacccagcccccctgccctcccctcctctcagggTGGACCCAGTCCCActgccctccactcctctcaggGCTGTGGATCCTCACCTGGAAGTTGCACCAGCAAGCCCAGAGAGTCCTCAGCAGCAGGCGCAGAGCAGTGTAGCCCCTAGCG ATCCCaaacctcctccacctgcaacCCCCGTAACCATTGAGATTCCACCCCAAagagccccctctcctccagtcgcAGTCCTGCAGGAAGTCCCCACTGATGACACACTAACCTCACGCGATGACAGTGCACTGGCCAGCCAGGTGGCAGGATTTGACCTTGGGTTGACCTCTGAAGCTGTTCGCCCCACTGATACACCCGCGTCCTCCCAGGCTGACCAAATCCCAACAGCCCCTGTGGAAGCCAGCCAATCACAAAGGACTCCTCCAGGCCAGACAGACTCATCGTCCACCACCGAACCTTCTCCATCCCTGGCCATCTCATCCCTGGATCAGATGAAACTCCCGGTCCAGGACACCGCGCCCCTGAGCCCGGTTGTGCTCTTCCCGGCCCAGCAGCCAGTGGAGGACTCTGatcccaccatacag GTCACGAGTGATTATGAACAGGCAGAGGCTCCCCAACCCCTGTCCCAGCCTGTCTCTGAACCCACAgtcgccccctgctggtcaCCAGTGGATGGTGCAGATGGGCCAGTCTCCACCCTCAGTGATGAGTACTTCAGCAAGCCTGCGCCTCTCCTGAGCACCCCCCGTTACCCTGACAGCCCCGCTACAAATAACTCCATCCCAGAGGCGTCCAACTCCTTGAACATCGGATGTCTGGAAATAAGTGGCTTAGTTCCAGGCCTTGACCCTGAGTCTGCTGCCAGAGCTCCTACAGTCTGCTCTACTGTGACATCTGACCCTGAGGTGGCTGCAAACCCAGGACCATGTCAGCAGAATGGAGTTCTCGAGGAGGACACATCCGTGTTCCATAATGAACCTGAGGAGAACCACTTTGAGTCCAACTGCCAAAGCTCTTTAGGGGATCAGGAAGTTCTAACCAACCTGGTCCATGTTTATGAGGAACCATCTGTCCTGAACCATGAAGGCCAAACCCAGAGCATGATGGGTAATGCTGTAAGTTCATTTGAAGATCCACCTGTTAAGAATAATGACAGCCAATCCCAGATTATACTCGGAGATGGCGTCCCTGAGTCTGATGACCTACATGAGAGCGTCCAGAGCAACGCTGCCTGCATCGCTGACGACTCAAAAAGTCAAATCCTCAACGGCCAAGCAACAAAGGAGCTTATTTCTGATCCTCCCGTCAGCGATGTCACTATATCTGTCATTGCGGCCTCCTCCAGTGAAGACAGCCAGAActctgagctggaggaggacttGCTGAAGCAGGAGACCCAGTGGCAAGAACCACAGGAGGGGGGAACCATTCCACTAAAGAACCCAACTAACCCAAAGAACCAGAAGAACTATTATCTCCTGACGGCGGCAGCTGTGGGGGTCTCGGCTCTCTTCGTAGCATGGAGGCTGAGGAATTAA
- the pank2 gene encoding pantothenate kinase 2, mitochondrial, which translates to MEQNGKMSDEDARDEDESPAKQLRTMRGICKNELIVDNNMESNTAGGSAADNGQTSETTARPRHDSLRRNRPPFPWFGMDIGGTLVKLVYFEPKDVTAAEEQEEVENLKSIRRYLTSNTAYGKTGVRDVHLELAELSLCGRTGSLHFIRFPTLDLPAFLQMVRNKHFSSLHTALCATGGGAYKFESDFRAMADLQLRKLDELDCLVRGVLYIDSAVSRGPSECYYYENPTDPERCAQRPYTLENPYPLLLVNIGSGVSILAVYSENNYKRVTGTSLGGGTFLGLCCLLTGCSSFEEALHMASQGESTRVDKLVRDIYGGDYERFGLPGFAVASSFGNMMSKDKRESVSKEDLARATLVTITNNIGSITRMCALNENIERVVFVGNFLRVNTLSMKLLAYAMDYWSKGQLKALFLRHEGYFGAVGALLELLNPS; encoded by the exons ATGGAACAGAATGGCAAGATGTCTGACGAGGATGCGAGGGACGAGGATGAGTCGCCTGCGAAGCAGCTTCGCACAATGAGGGGGatttgtaaaaatgaattgatAGTCGATAACAACATGGAGTCAAATACAGCCGGTGGGAGTGCAGCTGACAACGGACAAACCTCAGAAACTACCGCCAGACCAAGACATGACTCGCTGAGAAGGAACAGACCGC ccTTCCCCTGGTTTGGGATGGATATTGGTGGCACGCTGGTAAAGCTGGTGTACTTTGAGCCCAAGGACGTAACGGCggcggaggagcaggaggaggtggagaacctGAAGAGCATCCGCCGCTACCTCACCTCCAACACGGCCTACGGCAAGACCGGGGTCCGTGACGTCCACCTGGAGCTGGCAGAGCTGTCGCTGTGCGGCCGAACGGGGAGCCTCCACTTCATCCGCTTCCCCACCCTGGACCTGCCCGCCTTCCTGCAGATGGTCCGCAACAAGCACTTCTCCAGCCTGCACACCGCCCTCTGTGCCACGGGCGGGGGGGCCTACAAGTTTGAGTCTGACTTCCGCGCG ATGGCGGATCTGCAGCTCCGCAAGCTGGATGAGCTGGACTGTCTGGTTCGGGGGGTGCTGTACATCGACTCGGCCGTGTCCCGCGGCCCTTCGGAGTGCTACTACTATGAGAACCCTACGGACCCTGAGCGCTGTGCCCAGAGACCCTACACCCTGGAGAACCCATACCCCCTGCTGCTGGTCAACATAGGCTCAGGGGTGAGCATCCTGGCCGTCTACTCGGAGAACAACTACAAACGCGTCACGGGGACCAG cctGGGTGGAGGGACGTTCCTGGGGCTGTGCTGCTTGCTGACGGGCTGCTCCAGCTTTGAGGAGGCCCTGCACATGGCCTCCCAGGGGGAGAGCACACGCGTGGACAAGCTGGTCCGGGACATCTACGGGGGCGACTACGAGAGGTTCGGCCTCCCTGGCTTTGCCGTGGCCTCCAG TTTTGGCAACATGATGTCTAAAGACAAACGGGAGTCTGTCTCCAAGGAGGATCTGGCCCGAGCGACCTTGGTGACCATCACCAACAACATTGGCTCCATCACCAGGATGTGTGCTTTAAACGAG aACATTGAGAGGGTGGTGTTTGTTGGTAACTTCCTGAGGGTGAACACCCTCTCCATGAAGCTCCTGGCCTACGCCATGGACTACTGGTCCAAAGGCCAGCTAAAGGCTTTGTTCCTCAGGCACGAG GGTTACTTCGGAGCAGTTGGAGCTCTTCTGGAACTTCTGAACCCTTCCTGA